The Candidatus Goldiibacteriota bacterium genome includes the window AGGTATAAGAAGATAAACCAAGACACACGCCGCCAAATAACACCAGAATAAGAATATACCTGTGCTTCATCCTGCCCCCCCTTATATCAAAGCCTGTATTTAAACCGCAGCCGTTTTTAATTTCTTACACCAGCAGGATTCATGTCGGTTTTTTAGAAGGATGTTCCGTGTATAATTGCATACCAAATATACCATACGATTCGCCATTATCAAAATTCGGGAGAGAAGAAAACAACTACGAGGGACGGAGGGACAGATGCACTGAGGGACGAAAGTAAAAACAAAAACAAATAAACTACCGCGGGCTTAAGACCCGCGTCTACCAAATTAAACCAAGCATCCAAGCCTCTAAATAAATGTCTTCCTGTGCTCTATTATAAAAGTTTCAATCATTTCCCTGTCATTCTCTTTTAATATCATAAAATCAAGTCCGGTTATGTATCCTTTTAGGGGTTCAACCCATCTTACATTTGCAACTTCACAGAATAATACTGTTTTTGTATTTTCCTGATTTTCCATCATTATTTCCACTTCAATAACATCTCCGGGTTCGGGTTTTTCGGGAAGAATAACACTTATCCCCTTTAATGATATGTCATGAATTTTAGCATCTTTCTTTTCCGTTGAATTCTCACTTACATAATCATTTATCAGATTATATAGAATCTTATTTTCCATTTTAACCCTGCTGTGTGACCTTCTTTCATCTATCTTATGTATAGTCATTGCCATCACCTCAACTGACAGTATGCATATAGCATGCCCGAATTTCTTCAGTTGAAACGATTGAATTTGCCTTACGAAAACGCTGTACGTGCCATACGGCACACCCTGAATTCAAAGTGTCCCATACGGTACATACAGCGAAAATTAATTTTTGGAGGTTTTTTTCTTTTTTATAGGTTTAGCCGCATCATCAGATGCCTTGTGCGTTACATTTACATGCTTTTTTAAATACTGCCCTGTGTATGATTTGGCGCACTGCATTACTTCTTCCGGCGTGCCTTCAACCACTATATTGCCGCCTTTATCCCCGCCTTCAGGGCCAAGGTCAATTACATAGTCGGCATTTTTTATTACATCAAGGTTGTGTTCAATTACAATAACGGTATTGCCGCGCTCTACAAGTTCATTTAAAACATGAAGCAGTTTTTCAATATCAGCAAAGTGTAATCCCGTCGTCGGTTCATCAAGAATATAAAGTGTCTGCCCTGTGGACCTTTTGCACAATTCTGTTGCCAGTTTTATCCTCTGCGCTTCGCCTCCGGACAG containing:
- a CDS encoding PilZ domain-containing protein: MTIHKIDERRSHSRVKMENKILYNLINDYVSENSTEKKDAKIHDISLKGISVILPEKPEPGDVIEVEIMMENQENTKTVLFCEVANVRWVEPLKGYITGLDFMILKENDREMIETFIIEHRKTFI